DNA sequence from the Caretta caretta isolate rCarCar2 chromosome 23, rCarCar1.hap1, whole genome shotgun sequence genome:
gggcaaaaatcggggattggccctgctttgagcagggggttggactagacacctcccgaggtcccttccaagcctgacaTGCCCCAGAAAGGGGGCGAGGGTGGCAGCCACACCTGGGACAGATACACCCAGAGATCAGAAGCAGAGGGGGACTTGGGACCCTGGAGATTGCATAGAGgcagagcgccctctgctgggccACAAGAATGCAGCACCGGCTACTAGGCAGGGGAACACACCCCGGCGAGAGGGGTGGTAATATTAGGACTGCTGCCATGTtttggggaggcagggcaggcctGACGGGAAGGGGCAATTCACACGCCCACCAGCCCCTACCTCTCTCAAGCTGGATAAGGCACTGGGGGCCCCTCTCAGGGGTGCGTACCCGCAGCCCAGGCACCTGGGCCAGCAGCTGCAGGACGTCCGGGGCACTCTCAGCCCGGCACAGAGCCTCCACGTCGACCCCGTGCTGGTTCCTCATGAGCTCCAGCAGCTTTGCCAGCCTCAGGCCCGAGGCGAAGGCCGACAGGATGCCCTGTACCAGCGGAACAATGGCCGCGAGGCCtgggatggacggacagacagagagagcacaGAGCTTGGGGTTAGGAGTCACTGCTGGAGATTGTAGTCAGCAGAAACCCTAGAACTGAagtcctgctgtaaccactagaccccactcccctcccagagtcagggctggaacccaggagtcctggctcccagccccctgctctaaccacgagcccccaaccccagggtagaacccaggagtcctggctcccatctcTCCCCTTGAACCACCTCTGTTTCCCATGGATTTCCAACTCTTCGACCGAGCAGGCTTTTTCGGCTGCTGGCGCGCCAGGTCCCTTGTTCcagggcaggaggcagagggTCCGGGATCTGAGCGTGCTGCTGGATGTGACTGGCTGCTGCATGGGGCTGGACTGGGGAGACCCCCCGAGGCCGGTGCGGATTCATCTGCCAACTCTAcaatgaaggggggagggaaggaagagaataGACTGCAAAATAAAACTCACCGACACGGAGCAGAGATACCCAGCAACAGGGCCGCGGGGTGGGTCAGAGACTCCTGGGGGAGATCAAGGCTGAGATGCACCCACCCACCGCTCCCGCCAGTCCACCGAGCCTGCCGAATCTCAGCGTTCCTCGGGATGAAAAACAGTCTCTTGCCGCCCCCCGCATCTAACCCACAGGAcctcacttccctcccagagctgggaagagaacccaggagtcctggctccctgctttaaccactcaaccccactcccctcccagagctggggatagaacccaggagtcctgctccttcccccccatccccagcctcctcACTTCTTGGCCCAGCCCGTTCCTTGGGCCACTCGTGAGCCGGGTCCCAGTGGTCGGTGGTCCAGTGGCTGGGGGAAGTGGAGCACGGCCAGCTGGGGGTACCCCATGTGAGGGGATCCCGACCTGAAGTGGGGAGAGAAGCCAACCCGCAGGAAATGGGAAGAGTCTGGGGGCAGAGGATATAGGGCTGAGGGCCCTAACTGTGCCCCCCATGGACCCCAACCCCATAGAGAAGATACAGAGTACAGGccctgggcgggggggtgggCAGTGAAGCCACCCAGGACAGGCAGAGGGTCCGTGACACCTGGTACAGAAACAGATCAGAACCACAGACACACCAGGCCTATAGCTCCCCCTGACCCTCAATGCTCCCCCCTGCCTACaaaacccctccaccccctctctttgcccccagccctctccatcCCAAACCCCATCTTTGTCCCCCTAAActctcctccccccatcacctcccacccacacagtcttctcccacaccccaccagCAAGGCAAAGGGGTGCCCCCCCCACCATACCAGCTGGCTCCAGGGGCTCCCACTCCATGGGAGTCTCTGTCCGGGGTGGGGAGCGGCGAGGTCTCTTCCTAGCAGGggagctcccctccccagccaacGTGTCCCTGTCGGAGCCCAGCTCCGGGGAACCagcagccaccaccaccacctcgaGCCAGGGCTCCATGGTGCCCAGCCAGGACCTCAGCCAGCCCCGGGCACAGCCCACCTGTGAGAGAAGAGCTTGTGAGccagagacagaacccaggagtcctggctcctagctcctcccctgctccaacccactagaccccactctcatcccagagccaggaaaggacccaggagtcctggcttctaaccccatccctgctctaacccactagaccacaTTCTCCTCCCATAgccaggaaagaacccaggagtcctggctcccagctcctccccactagaccccactcccatcccagagccaagaaaggacccaggagtcctggcttccaaccccacccctgctctaacccactagactaGACCCCACCCTCCAAgccaggaaagaacccaggagacctggctccctTCAGAGAGATCCAGACAAATGAGCTACCAGGACAGATACCAAAACCAGAAAGCAACTACCCATCTCCTAGGGGTCCCCTTTATACCTTAATCCCTTATGGGGCGGGATccaaggcagccaatcaggagaCACCCTCTGGTCACTCAAGGCGGGACCTGTAGAGCAGGCCTTGCCATTGGCTGATGCTCAGAGCCAATCCCTTGTGCCTTCTCGGCGTTCCAGGCCCTCCCCATTTTCTAGGCCTTGGATGAGGGAGGGGTGCattgctggtggggagggagacacTGGGGGTCAGTTAAGATGTGAGGGGGCATTTTGGGGGGGTCACTGAGGGGGAGGTTTACAGGCCTCCTGTGTGGGGGAGGAATCCCTCAGTGGGGACACTTTAGACGGGGGTATCAGGTATTTGGAGGTCAGGGAGTATGTGAACAGCTCCCCTgaaagagggtgtgggggggccaAAGAGAACAGTGTTAGTCTCCTTGGCAGGGATCCTTtgaggggctggtgggggggacTGAGAGGGCATATGGGGGTGTCAGGGGCATTGGGGGCCCTGTGCTTCCAGAATAGCAACTATGCAGGGAGATGACAGGCATAGGGGGCTGGGGGTTGCCGCAGCAGGCCACAGTCCTGGCAGTGCCAGGGTAAAGGAtgactgcaggctgggaactgcaggcagagttaaggctgtaaAGGACGCCTTGCCCCAGGGGGATCCAGGCCAATCATATAATCTGGGCTCAGAGACTGGCCTTCACAACTTGGAAAGGGggaggcagtgggctgagtgggtggggcaggatgggggggagtGTCACAGAACAAGCCAAATATGCTGGGGAACAGGGGCAGAGCTGTGCCCCCAGCTGAGGCAATGTGGGTCATGGGCCTATTTGGGGCACTGCTAGAAGGGAGCAGATCAAGTGGAGGGGGTGGCCTGGACTTTAACTCTCTTTGTCCCAGGCCCCAGAGGCTGCAGTTTAGGGAGCCATATCTGAAAGGCACTCTTGACGCGGTGTGAACcaagtctgggggtggggaggactaTTCATGAGATGCCGAATGGGACAGAGATGGTCACTATACCccccagctctgatcctgcaCTTTTCCATAGCAGATCCCCCAGGCCGCatttttccagatggggaaactgaggcacgggagaGGGCATGGGGAAGCaacttgcccagggtcccccAGCAGGACAAAGTCaggaacgaacacacacacacacacacacacacacacacacactgctctaaccactaggccatactACTGCCTGTGGAACTACTGCACACTAGGAACAAGCTGGTCCAAAGTCAGAAAtgccattttattttttggcggtgtgtgtgtgtgggggggcattgTCCTGTTTCAAATGAAAAGGAGAAAATCCTAAATTCCTGGTGGCTCCCTGGAGCTGACCCAGCACAGCCCAGATTTCCAGCAGGCGAGTTGGCGAGTTGCCCTGCCCAGCCTCACAGTCCCCCTGAAGTCATTCCTGGTGGAAGCAGAGCCAATCTTTTCGCCAAACcagcccatcttgatttaaaaatggccagccACAGAGAATCCACCCCAGCTCCTGCTAAAGTGATCCACCAGTTCATTCCCCTCCCTGCTAAAAATGATCGTGACGGGGGTGGAGAAAGGGACCAGGggaatgttatttaccccttcacatcacACACCACCCAGGGGCCAGCCCATGAAATGATCAGGGAAGGGATTCTTCATCCAACTCACAGTctcggggtgctggaacagggggGCCCGGGGGCCATAGTCCTCCCATTTTTTAAGGGTCAgtgacagggggagggggcagagaggagcgaatGGGGAGGGTGgagtcttggggggaagaggtggcacaagggcagggcctcaggaaaaggggcagggccttggggagaaggggtggtgtggtgtggtggtgGGGCCACAGCTCTGGCACCTGAGGCCCCTCCCTCTTTTAGAGCACCCCCCCTGCTCctagttaacctgtggaactcactgccagaggatgctgtgaaggccaataggataactgggttcaaaacaaGAATCTGAGCACGTCATGGAGGATTTATCTGGCTTCAGCCCCCACCTTGTTGGGCCTTTGTCTGCCAAATCAAAGAGGCCTCTCTTGTGAAACGGCCGGGCCCTGTGTAGGCACTTACAGCCCTGGCTCAAGTCACCCGGTCGCCTTCTCTTTGTGAAGCCGGGCAGCTGGAGTCTCTCCCCAGTTGGCAGATTTTTAATTTTCCCTCCAtttcactccccccctcccccgctgagtTCACCTTCAGCCGGCCCCTTCCAAAGGAGCCAGAGCCCATCGGGAGTCCGGCAGGCGCTGAAAGCTGGGACAGACGGTTACGCCTTCCTAACAGGCAGATTTCACCCCCCTCCTGCTTCCACAGCTACACCTAGCCCAGCTACGATGCTGCCTCAGAGGATCCCGCAGTGCCACTGTGCGTGGGTTTTCCCCCTTGCATTAAAGATGGAGAACAGCATTCAGGCCGTATACACAGACTGTCCAGGCCCCTGGGTGTTAATTAAAGAGCGGCTGGACAGAGTCACCGGTACGTCCAAAAATCTGAACGGCCCGTGGACTGGACCCTCCCCCTTTCAAACAGATTAATACGAAACCTTCCCCTTCTGAACTTCACTCCAATTTCTGATTAGATCTGGGACAATGACCAGGGGAGAGTTATTTTTCTGATCTACCAGGGAACTAAGCAGAAAATTTTAGTTTAGGCCAAGTCACTTTCCAGGGCAGGGGGTTTTGACCTTTTTTTATTTGCCGCTCcctaaaaaaaggtaaaatggaGAAGCAGACCCCTTGGGAAATCTTAGGCACAGTCTAGGACCCACCAGGGGTCTGCGGATCAGAGGTTGCAAACCACTTGTCTCAATCCCCTAACCGCAGGGCTGCTGCTCTAGAATTTTTATGAGCAGGGGTTTTCCATCATGTcacacattccctgccccactccgtgatgagaaaaaaaattgatgcaccagcaaacaaaaacaaacccaggcTGTGAGACTTGCAGCCGCTAGCTCTGTAGACGTCACCTTAGAGCAGTGCTGCGAGTGAGCTTGATGGAGCACGATCCCACTTCTGCCACCATTTCGCGCTCAACTGTCTCTGCACCAGCCGGCGTCTCCCTTGGTTGGGGAAGTTGCTCGAGGGAACTCAGCACGGAGCCAGCCTGGTCATCTCCCTGCAGCACATGCAGTCCCCATGGGTTATGTGAAGGAGCCTGCAGGGATGACTTAGCCTTGCTGGGTTCTAGGTTCTGCAAGCCAAGAGCCACTCTGCTCTAGCACCTTTAAGAGGGATTTCCCCACCCTATCATGGATTTCCCCCTCTGTGATGAAAAAAATGCCACAGAAAGGAGCGGATCATTCAGGAAGCAAATTTTATTAGGAGAACAACTGGAGATTCATCAAATAAAATATGAGAAGATTCCCCCGGAGAGgtgggaaaataaatatttaaataattgtttccTTTGCTCAGGGCCATGATATGGCTCTGGAGCAGCCACAGACCCTCTCCTGCCAGCCCCCCATAACACTGGGTATGTGGATCCTCCCACCAAAACAGATTGGGGGCTAGATCCCCAGAGAATGGAGGGGGTTCTAGAGTCCTCAACCCACAACAAAATGGAGCATGTTCCAGATTCTCCACCAGAATCAGTGCTACATTCCTCAGGACCCCACATAATCGAGGGGGTTATAGATTCAGCAAACTGGAACAGGTTCTAGATCCCACCATGTCCTGACAAAACAGAGTGCGTTCCAGATGCCCCGCACCAGAATCTAGCTGGTTCtagatttccctccctcccccaccaagtGGAGCATGTTCTAGACCCCCTTTCCCAAACCAAGTGAGTTCTAGATTCAACAGATTTCCCCCGACTGGTGAAGGTTCCACCACACTAGGTTGGGTTCTAGACCTGCCCCAGCCCCTACTAGAAGAGGGTGGGTTCTGGATCCACCCCAGATGGCTGAATCCCAGACAGACCCCAGCTTTAAGGGTGATTCCACCTCCCACTCAGACCTGTGCTACTGGGGGAGGAATGGGCTGCCTCACTGGGACACAGCTGCCTTCCAcctctagggggcactggggccaatccagccccaggctggggcattGCGAGAATAGGGGGCCATCCACCTACATTTAAACCAGCCTGCTGCCCATCATGAAGACTCCACCCAACCCCACATCaacccctgcccccttctccccttccccgcccACTCCAGATCCGCTCTCAGCTGGTGATGCAGGAGCCAGGGCAGAACCCGGCTCCCTCTCTCCTAGTAGGAGAGAAGCGTTTCTAACTCATGCGGGCGCTTGTCCTACAATCCCCCTCCTACCCAGATGACCAAGCCCATTGTGTTGTCCCCCCCCCATGTCAAtttagtgcccccccccccccatttccacacAAATGCTGTCAACTTACAACATCCACCTCACAGAAGGACACAGAGGTCAGGTTTGCGCTTGAGTGGCTTCCTCTTACTCCCCATAGATGGGGGGCGGAGCGGGGAGATATGGGGCAGATGGGACTCTGGCTTGATGGCCGCCCATGGTGCCCCCCTGTCCTCCCGATGTTTGTAGGGGGATGCCAAGCTGGGCTCACCCAGAGGCAGGGGCCTGAAGGGTGGTCTTTCCCTGGCAGAATCCGCGGTGCCAGGGACGTCTTGGATGGGggaccaggctggctcaggggagacCACAGCCATCAGAGGATGGCCGCCAGACATGGGTCCTGGCAAAGTTGGGGAACAGgacggctctgggctgggacagcttgcagagctgggggcagagttaAAGCCGTAGAGGACGGCATCCGTGGCAGCCACATCGTCCAGGCTCAGCGCTGGGGTGGGACCCCAGGGGGAACCTGCAGGGGAGAGGGCTACCGAAGATGCCAGAGCCAATGGCAGGGGGAGCTCGGCCCCCAGTTCAGATGGCACAGAACCAGCAGCTGGTGTAGCAATGGTGACGCCCTCCATGACATCAGTCTCCTCAGTGATGGGCCCCATGGCTCCAtgttcccatcccatccccagtgaCCAGGGGGCTGCTGAGGCAGCGGGGGATACAGGGATCTCAACTGGGGCCCCCAGTGCCACTCTGTGCCCTGGGGGAGGGCTGCAAGGAACAGGGGGCTGCTCTGGGCCTGCAGGAGCCAGGGTGGCCTCTGGGGAGCTGGCAGAGATGGAAGGCGATGGACAGACCACATCGGGGCTGGCAAGAGCGGCGAcggcctctggcagagatggggcGAGACCTAGACAGACACGAGAGAAGGGAATTCACTCAGTGACTGGGAAGTTTAGAGAGGGAGAGcatgccccctactgagcccccgacccactgctgagccccccgctccactccctgcagcacggcaCCCTCTGCTGaaccctccaccccacaccctGCCACACAGCTGAGGTGCCCTACCCTACTCCCTGCcacacggcgccccctgctgagccccctgccccactcctttcagcctagcgccccctgctgagccccccgcagCCCAGGCCCCCTGGCCCTGCGTAGCTCCATCCCGCTCAAGCCCAGCCTGACCCACAGGCGAGGACTCCTCCCCGGACTCATAGCTCAAGCTGCAGAGGCCCTCGCTCCCCAGGTTCGATCCCTGGGATggtccttctccccccaccccgcccgacTCCCAGCACATACCATTCTCCTCGCTGGGGAGCTCCTGGGGGCAGACCGGGAAGAGCATCgtctgcaccccccagccctccaccctGACAACCCCCGGCATGGCCGCCAGCTGCTCCTTCACCGAGGCCGTGCTGtccagggggaaggggtggctgtAGGCGGCACCGTAGGCCTGGCGGAAGCGGAAGAGGGAGATGCCCCCGGGGTGGCCCCGCAGGACGCGCGCCACattctcctccagttcagcccGTTCGGCCATGGGAGGGTCcagctgggggctggctgggcgggtggggcggggcagccgGCTGGGGGCCTGCGTGGGGCTATTCAGGGCTGCCCCCTGGTACGCTGCCAGACCGCGTGACTGGTTGGTGAAGATTAGCAGGGGCGGCTGCCGGGGGGCGGCCACAGGAAGGCGGGAGCTGGGGAAGTGGCTCAGCGAGACAGCTCGGGGCAGCCAGGTGCTGGCCTGGTGGCCGGGGGCAGATCCGGCTGGCGGATGGTCCGGGGGTGCAGCCAGGTGGTGGCAGGAGTTCCAAGgcctgggagctggagggagaggagagaagagatgcCCGGTGAGATGCTGCCATCCCCATTAGGATGCATGagcccctctagggggcgccagtcTCACTGAGCTGGACCCCTTTGCAATGCACCCACTCCGCATGGGAGCTGTTGTAAGCCAGGGCAGATTTTGCACCGAGCCGAGGCTCCCTCTAGGGGCGCTTGGGCCCCATAGCACAGGCCTGGGTCTTTCAGCTTCATCACTCGAGACTTGCGCAAAGaatcggggggcgggggtgggagagggatccaAGTTCACTCCCAACTTCGGTGGGGGCAGCGTTCAATTTCCCACCAGCCTCGATTCCCCAGGCACAGTGTTGCTCCCTGGGACCTGGCACCCGCATTCAAGGCAGAGATTCCCAGTGAGGGGGGTTTCCTGCTTCCCCTTTGCAGCCAGCTCTGTACCAGGCCTGTTTAAATGATGCCCCAGGGTATCCCCAGGCACCCCATCATTGATTTCACCTGCCCCAAAGCAGAGGCAGGACCAGACGGTTTGCCTTGTTACAGCAAGTTGACAcgctccaccccagagacagcGGCATTCTCAGGGCTGGACTGTGCCCTCCAGCCAGAGGGCATCAAAGCCAGAGCTGCGGTTAAGCTTTGCAATCTGTAGGCAAAAGTTATTCTGCCATTTtcgagggggagagggagagaatttGCCCAAGGTAGATGGCAGAACTGGGACCAGAGCCTTGTTCTGATCACTAGACCCCCTGAGCcagggagaggacccaggagtcctgacacagATCTACCCTGAAAATCACTGATGCACCTAGTAGTGTAGACAGCACCTGTAATGCTACCCTAACAAAGGGAAGGGCAAGGTGACACACAGCCACCACATGCAGTTCCCACTCCCCCCAGTAGGGGGCAGCCCGCCCACAACCCATGACCACACCTGCTTTAGGAGCCCCTGGGTGCTGCCGTTCGGGTGGCGCCTCCTTGTGGATCCGGGGGTGATGGCGGCATCTCTTGGGGGGCTTGGCCTCCGGCAGCAGGTCGCAGGCTGCGTGTGGGCACCTGACCCACGGTTCCTTGCCCTCCTCGTCCAGGACCACCAGCTCCTTCAGGTCACCCAGGAGGTGGCGCAGCGAGCGGTAGCCGTGCCGGGGCAGATCCAGGCGCCGGCCATGATGCTGGTGGAAGAGCCTCCCGAAATCCCGCAGGGGGATGCCCCCCGGGTGGCTCAACAGCAGCCCCAGCACAGCCCCTTTGAGGGTCAGCTGCGAGCCGGGATCCAGCCACCCCCCAGCAACAGCTGGAAGGAGAAACAGCTGTTGGGGGGCTCAAAGGGCACCAGATGGGAGGACTTTACCCTTCACTGACCACCCGGGGGACTCTCTCATAGCACAGGCGTGGGCCTGGGCACAGCCAGGATACCAGGGGAGATGGGCCCCTGCTGCGAGTGGGAGAGAAATTCCCTGCCCACAGTGGGACTGCAGGTcaggactaaaagaaaaggaggacttgtggcaccttagagactaaccaatttagtctctaaggtgccacaagtcctccttttctttttgcaaatttacagactaacacggctgttactctgacaccagtCAGGACTAAGGCTCTCGTCAGCAGTGGGCAACtcggggcagggcagcccccctccccggagatactaggccccactcccctcccagagcagggggaaCAGGACCccggcatcctggctcccaggccccctgctctaaccactagctcccactcccctcccaaagccagggaggggacgcaggagtcctggctcccagccctgcccccctgctctaaccactagctcccactcccctcccagagccggggagagaacccaggagtcccagccccctcccccccactctaaccactggcccccactcccctcccagagccagggagagaacccaggagtcccagccccctcccccccactctaaccactggcccccactcccctcccagagcctgggagagaacccaggagtcccagccccctcccccccactctaaccactggcccccactcccctcccagagcctgggagagaacccaggtgtcctggctcccgcCCGGTCTTACCTGCCATAGCCTCCGGCTGGAAGCCCTCCgggaagggaggggacagggcGCAGCTGAGCTCGCCCGTGGGGACCTTTGTAGCCAAGGTTcctcgcccctccccctcccggctgaGGCTGGGCTCCTGTTAACCCTTTGGATGCTGTCACAAAACTGCGCAGTAGaggcggggagccaggactcctgggctctctccccggctctgggaggggagtgggggctagtggttagggcaGACGGGGCTGGGAGTGAGGACGCCTGGATtatatccccagctctgggagaggagtggggtccagtggttttggaggtggtggtggtggggctgggagccaggactcctgggttctattctctgcCAGTGTTTTGGGCAAGTCATGTTACCTCTCTGCTTGCCCGCCTAGATGTAGGGCCCCCCAGTGAGCCTCCCGCCCTGGTCCCTACTGCACGGCGCCTCAACAGTCTATTGTCCCTTATGGAGCGGGGGGCAGGACCATCCCCTCCAGTTTATTCCCCATCCTCGGGTAACCCAAGGTACCC
Encoded proteins:
- the LOC125627941 gene encoding uncharacterized protein LOC125627941, whose amino-acid sequence is MAAVAGGWLDPGSQLTLKGAVLGLLLSHPGGIPLRDFGRLFHQHHGRRLDLPRHGYRSLRHLLGDLKELVVLDEEGKEPWVRCPHAACDLLPEAKPPKRCRHHPRIHKEAPPERQHPGAPKAAPRPWNSCHHLAAPPDHPPAGSAPGHQASTWLPRAVSLSHFPSSRLPVAAPRQPPLLIFTNQSRGLAAYQGAALNSPTQAPSRLPRPTRPASPQLDPPMAERAELEENVARVLRGHPGGISLFRFRQAYGAAYSHPFPLDSTASVKEQLAAMPGVVRVEGWGVQTMLFPVCPQELPSEENGLAPSLPEAVAALASPDVVCPSPSISASSPEATLAPAGPEQPPVPCSPPPGHRVALGAPVEIPVSPAASAAPWSLGMGWEHGAMGPITEETDVMEGVTIATPAAGSVPSELGAELPLPLALASSVALSPAGSPWGPTPALSLDDVAATDAVLYGFNSAPSSASCPSPEPSCSPTLPGPMSGGHPLMAVVSPEPAWSPIQDVPGTADSARERPPFRPLPLGEPSLASPYKHREDRGAPWAAIKPESHLPHISPLRPPSMGSKRKPLKRKPDLCVLL